The genome window AAAGGCCTTGAAGGAGAGGGCAACGGGTTATCGGCTTTCAGAGACACGGCGGTTGGTGCAAGCCGTGGGAAGAGCCCGCCAGCTGTAGCTCCTGAGCCGGAAGGAAGAAAGCGAAGGCGCAAGTAGAACCTTCCCGTGACTGCCGCGTAAGGGCATAGAACCTGTTGGGGTTCAAGAGTGGCGGTGATGAGCCGCAATTTGAGTGGTACCGCGGGCGTTTTCAAGCTCGTCTCAAAGCAGCACTTTGAGACGAGCTTTTTGTTTCACTCAGAAGAGTTTCAGGAAGAAATCAGGAGGTCATGATCATGGCACAGATGACGGGACTGAATTACAAGATTCAGGAGATGGCTCACCGGATTCGCGAGCTGCGGGAGATTGAGAACTTCACGATCGCTGAAATGGCGAACAAGACCGGCGTCACTGAACAGGAGTACATTGACTGCGAAATGGGCCGTTCGGACCTGAACTTCGCGTTCCTGTACCGCTGCGCGCTGGCTTTCGGTGTCGACGTTGGCGACATTATCGAAGGTTCCAGCCCGAACCTGAACTCTTTCACCGTTACCCGGCGGGGAGAAGGCCAGCGGATTGAGGAAGCCCATGACATGATCTATTACAACATGGCAGCTTCCTTCCGGAACCGGATCGCGGAACCGCTGTACGTGCAGGCGGCCTACAGCGCGGAGGCTGAAAAGGAAGATATCAAGCTGACCACTCATGAGGGCCAGGAATGCGATATTGTCATCGAAGGCCAGCTGAAGGTGCAGGTGGGCGAGCACATCAGCGTGCTGAACCCCGGAGACTCCATCTACTACGACTCCGGCACGCCCCACGGCATGATCGCTGTGGGCGGCAAGGACTGCCTGTTCTATGCCATTGTCCTGAACCCCACCGGTGCCCCGATCCCGGAACTGACTCCGGAAAAGGCCGTGCCCGGCACTGCCCTGCAGGAGTTCCCGGCGGAGAACGGCCGTACGCGTGTCTGGCACCGCTATGCGGACGTTGAGAAGGATGAGAACGGAACACCCGTGAAGATCACTTTCAAGAACACAGACAAGTTCAACTTTGCCTTTGACGTGATCGATGCCATCGCGGACGAGATCCCGAACAAGCTGGCCATGCTTCACCTGGACAGGGAAAAGAACGAGCATCGTTTTACCTTCAATGACCTGAAGCGCGCTTCCAACCGCTGTGCCAACTATTTCAAGTCCCTGGGCATCAAAAAAGGCGACCGGGTGATGCTGGTGCTGAAGCGGCACTATCAGTTCTGGTTCGCGATCCTGGCCCTGGAGAAGCTGGGCGCTATCGCGATCCCGGCCGTGGCCCAGCTGCAGGAGCATGACTTTGAATACCGGTTCAATGCTGCCGGGGTGAAGGCCATCATCTGCACCGCGGATGGCGACACCGCGCACCAGGCGGATCTGGCCGCGAAGAACGCGCCCGGCCTGGAACTGAAGCTGATCGTGAACGGCGAACGCGAAGGCTGGCATAATTTCGATGAAGAATACCAGATGTATTCCACCCATTTCCATCGTACGGAAGATACGCCCTGCGGTGATGATCTGATGCTGATGTACTTCACCTCCGGTACCACCGGTTATCCGAAGATTGCTGCCCACAGCTACAAGCATCCGCTGGGTCACCTGCACACCGCCAAATACTGGCACTGCGTGAACCCGAACGGCCTGCACCTGACGATCTCCGACACCGGCTGGGCCAAGGCCGGCTGGGGCAAGATCTACGGCCAGTGGCTGTGTGAGGCTGCCATCTTTGTTTATGACTTTGACCGCTTTGACGCGGCGGATATCCTGCCGCTGTTCGCGAAATACCATATCACCACCTTCTGCGCGCCGCCCACCATGTGGCGGATGCTGATCAAGCAGGATCTGAGCAAGTACGACCTGAGCTCCGTGACTCATGCTTCCAGCGCCGGCGAAGCGCTGAACCCGGAAGTCTTCCGGCAGATCGAGAAGCAGA of Aristaeella lactis contains these proteins:
- a CDS encoding AMP-binding protein, with protein sequence MAQMTGLNYKIQEMAHRIRELREIENFTIAEMANKTGVTEQEYIDCEMGRSDLNFAFLYRCALAFGVDVGDIIEGSSPNLNSFTVTRRGEGQRIEEAHDMIYYNMAASFRNRIAEPLYVQAAYSAEAEKEDIKLTTHEGQECDIVIEGQLKVQVGEHISVLNPGDSIYYDSGTPHGMIAVGGKDCLFYAIVLNPTGAPIPELTPEKAVPGTALQEFPAENGRTRVWHRYADVEKDENGTPVKITFKNTDKFNFAFDVIDAIADEIPNKLAMLHLDREKNEHRFTFNDLKRASNRCANYFKSLGIKKGDRVMLVLKRHYQFWFAILALEKLGAIAIPAVAQLQEHDFEYRFNAAGVKAIICTADGDTAHQADLAAKNAPGLELKLIVNGEREGWHNFDEEYQMYSTHFHRTEDTPCGDDLMLMYFTSGTTGYPKIAAHSYKHPLGHLHTAKYWHCVNPNGLHLTISDTGWAKAGWGKIYGQWLCEAAIFVYDFDRFDAADILPLFAKYHITTFCAPPTMWRMLIKQDLSKYDLSSVTHASSAGEALNPEVFRQIEKQTGLQVMEGFGQTESTMIIGNLAGADHKLGSMGKVAPIYNVTLLDPEGKEVPVGTSGEICVDISKGIPIGLFREYYRDEEKTKEVMHDGWYHTGDVAWCDEDGFYWYVGRADDVIKSSGYRIGPFEIESVIMELPYVLECGVSAAPDEVRGQVVKASIVLTKGTEPTEELKKEIQNYVKQHTAPYKYPRIVVFRDELPKTVSGKIQRALL